The Acetomicrobium flavidum genome window below encodes:
- the selA gene encoding L-seryl-tRNA(Sec) selenium transferase, with product MSEASKLLRNIPSMDRILSLEWVQSYYAALGRKAVKSLIEEILTSCREDILSGNRKELDVEVLMNEIKDVLEEKSKQSLRRVINATGVIVHTNLGRSCLAEEAIEAVSEASRYYSNLEYDLEAGRRGHRYDHVEWLLCQLTGAEAALVVNNNASAVLLCLAALAVNGEAIISRGELIEIGESFRIPDIMAFSGAKMVEVGTTNRTHLYDYERAITENTKIILKVHPSNYRIVGFHSQVERKDLANLAHSRGLLVMEDLGSGFLVDLSSYGLRGEPTIGQCIEDGVDVVTFSGDKLLGGPQIGGIVGKKDIVSKLKRHPLLRAVRVDKMTLAAFESTLRLYLREDIAKIPTIRMIMTDIEDLQRKATGLANSLKELLSEKEGWLVETVKVKDVVGGGAFPDDELDGFGVAIRPPRDMSASTLVSQLRDLETPVVANVDQDKLIFHVRTMSAEDCQILISQMGRMV from the coding sequence GTGAGCGAAGCAAGTAAACTACTGCGGAATATACCCTCCATGGATAGAATATTGTCCTTGGAATGGGTGCAAAGCTATTATGCGGCCCTAGGACGCAAGGCCGTAAAATCGCTCATCGAGGAAATCCTTACAAGCTGTAGAGAGGACATATTAAGCGGAAACAGGAAAGAACTCGACGTCGAGGTTTTAATGAACGAAATTAAAGACGTGCTTGAGGAAAAGTCCAAGCAAAGCTTGAGGCGCGTGATTAACGCCACAGGAGTGATAGTTCATACCAATCTTGGAAGGTCATGTCTGGCAGAAGAGGCGATAGAAGCTGTAAGCGAAGCCTCAAGATATTACAGTAACCTCGAATACGACCTTGAAGCCGGCAGAAGGGGCCACAGGTACGATCACGTCGAATGGTTGCTGTGTCAACTGACGGGCGCAGAGGCAGCATTGGTCGTAAATAACAACGCAAGTGCCGTCCTTCTATGTTTGGCTGCACTTGCTGTCAATGGTGAGGCCATCATATCCAGGGGAGAGCTCATCGAGATTGGAGAATCCTTCAGAATACCTGATATAATGGCCTTTTCCGGTGCCAAGATGGTAGAGGTGGGCACCACCAACAGAACACACCTCTACGATTATGAAAGGGCCATAACCGAAAACACCAAGATAATTCTCAAGGTACACCCTTCCAATTACAGGATCGTAGGCTTCCACTCGCAGGTCGAGAGAAAGGACCTGGCAAACCTGGCTCACTCCAGGGGGTTGCTTGTAATGGAGGACTTGGGCAGCGGTTTTTTGGTAGATTTATCCTCCTATGGCTTAAGGGGCGAACCTACCATAGGCCAGTGCATCGAGGATGGGGTAGATGTCGTGACCTTTTCGGGCGATAAGTTGCTTGGAGGTCCCCAGATCGGCGGCATCGTCGGGAAAAAAGATATCGTATCTAAGCTAAAAAGACACCCTCTGCTGCGCGCCGTGAGGGTGGACAAGATGACCTTGGCTGCATTTGAATCTACCTTAAGGCTATACTTAAGGGAAGATATCGCCAAGATACCTACGATTCGCATGATAATGACGGACATCGAGGATTTGCAAAGAAAGGCAACGGGCCTTGCAAACTCGTTAAAAGAGCTTTTAAGCGAAAAGGAGGGTTGGCTGGTCGAAACGGTAAAGGTAAAAGACGTCGTCGGCGGGGGAGCGTTCCCTGACGACGAGCTTGACGGCTTCGGCGTGGCCATAAGACCCCCAAGGGACATGAGCGCGTCGACGCTGGTTTCGCAACTTAGGGATCTTGAAACTCCCGTGGTCGCAAACGTAGATCAGGACAAACTGATCTTTCACGTAAGGACCATGTCCGCAGAGGACTGCCAAATCTTAATTTCCCAAATGGGAAGGATGGTCTGA
- the selB gene encoding selenocysteine-specific translation elongation factor, with product MAEPVETTVVFGTAGHIDHGKTTLVKALSGVDCDRLVEEKKRGITIELGFAPLSLPSGRIISIIDVPGHERFIRQMVAGAAGIDAVIFVVAADEGVMPQSREHLEILSLLGIKEGLVVLTKADMVDEEMLELAREDVKDLVRGTFLEGKPIIAVSAVTGLNLDILLKQIDAILENISPRDIKGPFFMPIDRSFPIAGFGTVVTGTVYKGKVSVGDAVDVLPLDKSSKVRSIQVHGKSVKQALAGQRSALNLPDVKSAELKRGDVACSRGLFKSTQCLDVRLMLLSSAQEPLRHWQEVHFHMGTSESMARVALLNDARITPGNEALAQVVLHEPVVALIGQRFVIRAYTPLRTIGGGEVLFPYDKKPKGKKARNELTVFLNKLTQAQSFDERIKAIIDRFGLLSLEDALTLIQQTSGQLESSLRLMAERSEVLLVESGDQPLVMSSAYFDTLKEDLYNILTKYHDENPHMSGMKALDLISALGLSLTKKQSQELMRLLASRGLIEIDGEMVRLPGASPKVSEDTLRDKEILLDYCNKRGFQFPTIEEAMSELKLDKVKLDRIINIARQNGELRLIGGEFLLSRNIEEKALEILRSLPEITIASLRDAANASRKYILPLLEDFDARGITRRVGDKRILLKKK from the coding sequence ATGGCAGAACCTGTAGAAACCACTGTAGTATTTGGAACGGCTGGGCACATAGACCACGGCAAGACGACCTTGGTAAAGGCCCTTTCAGGTGTGGATTGCGACAGGCTCGTTGAGGAAAAAAAGCGGGGCATTACAATAGAGCTTGGCTTCGCACCTCTTTCACTTCCCAGCGGCCGCATCATTAGCATCATAGATGTGCCAGGACACGAACGTTTTATTAGGCAGATGGTCGCAGGAGCTGCCGGCATAGATGCCGTCATCTTTGTCGTGGCTGCTGACGAAGGCGTAATGCCCCAGTCAAGGGAACACCTTGAGATCCTGTCGCTTCTTGGCATAAAAGAAGGCCTCGTCGTGCTGACCAAGGCGGACATGGTCGATGAGGAGATGCTTGAGCTTGCAAGGGAAGACGTTAAAGATCTGGTAAGAGGAACTTTCCTTGAGGGCAAGCCAATAATTGCCGTATCTGCCGTGACGGGCCTCAACTTAGATATCCTTCTCAAACAAATTGATGCCATCTTGGAGAATATTAGCCCCCGGGATATAAAGGGGCCATTCTTCATGCCGATTGACAGAAGTTTTCCCATAGCGGGCTTCGGCACGGTCGTTACGGGTACGGTTTACAAAGGAAAAGTATCGGTGGGCGATGCCGTAGATGTCCTGCCTTTGGATAAAAGCTCCAAGGTGCGGTCCATTCAGGTGCACGGCAAATCCGTAAAGCAAGCCCTGGCAGGACAACGATCAGCACTGAACCTTCCTGACGTCAAGTCAGCCGAGTTAAAGCGGGGCGATGTGGCGTGTTCAAGGGGCTTATTTAAGAGCACGCAATGTCTTGACGTAAGGCTTATGCTTCTTTCGTCCGCACAGGAACCATTGAGACATTGGCAAGAGGTCCACTTCCACATGGGCACCAGTGAATCCATGGCAAGGGTGGCACTATTAAACGACGCAAGGATAACGCCCGGAAATGAAGCCTTGGCGCAGGTGGTATTACATGAGCCAGTTGTAGCTTTAATAGGGCAACGCTTTGTAATAAGGGCTTACACTCCCCTGCGTACCATAGGCGGCGGCGAAGTGCTTTTCCCCTACGATAAAAAGCCCAAGGGCAAAAAGGCAAGAAACGAGCTCACGGTTTTTTTGAATAAATTAACTCAAGCCCAAAGCTTTGATGAAAGGATCAAGGCAATCATAGATCGCTTTGGTTTGCTCTCGCTTGAGGATGCTCTCACGCTTATCCAGCAGACCTCTGGCCAGCTGGAGAGCTCGTTGCGTCTCATGGCTGAAAGATCTGAAGTCTTGTTGGTCGAATCGGGAGATCAACCCCTGGTCATGTCATCTGCTTATTTTGATACGCTTAAGGAGGACCTGTACAACATTTTAACAAAGTATCATGACGAAAACCCACACATGTCGGGCATGAAGGCCTTGGATTTGATATCGGCCCTAGGACTTTCTTTGACAAAAAAACAGTCACAGGAGTTGATGAGACTGCTGGCAAGCCGGGGCCTGATCGAAATTGACGGCGAAATGGTAAGGCTTCCCGGAGCTTCTCCTAAGGTCAGCGAAGACACGTTGAGGGACAAGGAAATCCTGCTAGATTACTGCAACAAAAGGGGATTTCAGTTTCCGACTATCGAAGAAGCCATGAGCGAACTCAAGTTGGACAAGGTCAAGCTAGATCGCATCATAAACATCGCCAGACAAAACGGCGAGTTAAGGCTGATAGGTGGCGAATTTTTGCTCTCGCGAAACATAGAGGAAAAGGCGCTAGAAATATTACGCTCACTTCCCGAAATAACCATAGCGTCGCTGCGGGATGCCGCTAACGCCAGCAGAAAATACATATTGCCCCTTCTTGAGGACTTCGATGCCCGAGGCATCACGAGGAGGGTAGGGGATAAAAGAATACTGCTAAAAAAGAAATGA
- a CDS encoding DUF364 domain-containing protein, translated as MIVERLITSLESELSRLTVKKVVVGLRYTCVVLSDDSCGLAATLDEGRCCSKFNWSGPLAGRLALDLARGLMTADSIASSIGLATVNAVLSQNAPMQDVEPIEFLGISEDDVVGMVGNIAPLARHVAGRAKELLIFERNPLQHSKGILPDWAAEWELPRCDVVFITGTAFINKTIDHLLDLCSGRVAIIGPSTPLWPELLNGLGSKRVVGLFGLRVCDPELVYQIVSEGGSTGSFLKKGTAKAVLISLRS; from the coding sequence GTGATCGTTGAAAGATTAATTACTTCTCTTGAATCGGAGCTTTCGCGATTGACTGTCAAGAAAGTGGTGGTAGGCTTGCGCTATACCTGTGTGGTGCTTTCAGACGACAGTTGCGGCTTGGCTGCGACCTTAGACGAAGGCAGATGCTGCAGTAAGTTTAATTGGTCGGGGCCTCTGGCTGGACGGCTTGCTTTAGACCTGGCACGCGGTTTGATGACGGCCGATTCTATAGCCTCTTCCATAGGCCTTGCGACAGTAAATGCGGTGCTGTCTCAAAATGCACCCATGCAGGATGTAGAGCCTATAGAGTTTCTTGGGATAAGCGAAGACGATGTAGTCGGTATGGTCGGAAACATTGCCCCTTTAGCCCGTCATGTCGCCGGGCGGGCAAAGGAACTTCTCATCTTTGAAAGAAACCCCTTGCAACATTCGAAGGGAATCCTTCCTGATTGGGCGGCAGAATGGGAGCTGCCACGCTGCGATGTTGTCTTTATAACTGGCACTGCCTTCATCAACAAGACCATAGACCATCTGCTTGACCTCTGCTCAGGCCGCGTAGCGATCATCGGGCCTTCTACTCCACTTTGGCCTGAATTGCTAAACGGCCTTGGCTCCAAGCGCGTTGTGGGGTTGTTTGGCTTAAGGGTATGTGATCCGGAGCTTGTGTATCAAATTGTAAGCGAAGGCGGTAGCACGGGGTCGTTTTTGAAAAAAGGAACAGCCAAAGCGGTATTGATATCGTTACGATCGTGA
- a CDS encoding acetamidase/formamidase family protein, which produces MIGCERPKIVVRNDFTFFSFDPKLPPAAEVEQGLLVEIETKDCFSNQITEEEQLVTEIDFSRINPATGPIFVKGAKKGDALAVKIHRIDLKEQGAIVTIPKEGILGDKVRQAKTVICNVDQDKVKFLNLGLPVRKMIGVIGVATPENTPTGTPGRHGGNMDTTVITEGATVYFPVSYDGALFGLGDLHAVMGDGEICVAACEIAGSVTVEFKSISAMSPSWPCVETKDWLYIIVSDEDINKAFYVATDLAVKSLEHALQIDWHDAYMLASLAMDLEICQLVDPRKTVRAKLPKSLISAEKLLEAISE; this is translated from the coding sequence GTGATAGGCTGTGAAAGGCCAAAGATCGTGGTGCGTAATGATTTTACCTTCTTCTCCTTCGACCCGAAGCTTCCTCCTGCTGCTGAGGTTGAACAGGGCTTATTGGTTGAGATAGAAACTAAGGACTGCTTTTCCAATCAAATTACCGAAGAAGAGCAACTGGTGACGGAGATCGACTTTTCGCGCATAAACCCGGCCACAGGGCCCATCTTCGTAAAGGGAGCTAAGAAAGGTGACGCTTTAGCGGTCAAGATTCACAGGATAGACCTGAAAGAGCAAGGTGCCATAGTTACCATTCCCAAAGAAGGCATCCTTGGTGATAAGGTAAGGCAGGCCAAGACCGTAATATGCAATGTAGATCAGGATAAGGTCAAGTTCTTAAATCTTGGTTTACCCGTAAGAAAGATGATAGGCGTGATCGGAGTTGCCACGCCTGAAAATACGCCTACGGGCACACCGGGAAGGCATGGAGGAAATATGGATACCACCGTGATAACCGAGGGCGCAACCGTTTACTTTCCGGTTAGTTATGACGGCGCCTTATTTGGACTAGGCGATCTTCACGCTGTGATGGGAGACGGCGAGATCTGCGTGGCTGCTTGCGAAATAGCCGGAAGCGTTACCGTCGAATTTAAATCGATAAGCGCAATGTCACCGTCGTGGCCCTGTGTAGAGACAAAAGACTGGCTGTATATAATCGTTTCCGATGAAGATATCAATAAAGCTTTTTATGTAGCTACGGACTTGGCGGTAAAATCTCTCGAGCATGCCCTTCAAATAGACTGGCATGATGCGTATATGTTGGCAAGCTTGGCGATGGACTTAGAAATTTGTCAATTGGTCGATCCGCGTAAGACGGTAAGGGCTAAACTTCCTAAAAGCCTAATTTCAGCAGAAAAGCTTTTGGAAGCAATATCCGAGTAA
- a CDS encoding MOSC domain-containing protein — MARVLAVCVSSNRQEPKKPVAEARFIEGKGIDGDSHFGISSRQVSLLRYEDIKLAEKEAGFSFPPGSLAENLVVEGLPDQIPLESRLKIGRDVVLLVIEKGKKPDEPHTYDYRGWCLLPKVGYFLEVVNGGIVKPGDEVVLEGD, encoded by the coding sequence ATGGCGCGCGTTCTGGCAGTATGCGTTAGCTCAAACAGACAGGAACCAAAAAAGCCCGTGGCGGAGGCGCGATTCATCGAAGGAAAAGGCATTGATGGGGATTCCCATTTTGGCATTTCGTCACGACAGGTCAGCTTATTGAGATATGAGGATATAAAGCTCGCCGAAAAAGAGGCGGGCTTTTCCTTTCCGCCGGGGTCCTTGGCCGAAAACCTGGTGGTGGAGGGATTGCCTGATCAGATCCCCCTAGAAAGCCGCCTTAAAATTGGCCGTGACGTGGTCTTGCTTGTAATAGAAAAGGGCAAAAAACCGGATGAACCTCACACATACGATTACCGCGGATGGTGTCTGCTGCCCAAGGTGGGCTATTTCCTTGAGGTAGTCAACGGTGGCATTGTTAAGCCAGGAGACGAGGTTGTACTCGAAGGAGATTAA
- a CDS encoding aminopeptidase, giving the protein MSEINSLMEIAKKLLMVNMGIAGGERLLVLCDDATQDIGDAIFKAGMEVKARSFLLCMQKLEKSGMEPDELVAKAMAMSDVVMAPTSASLTHTQARKNACSCGARIATMPGITEDMFFNGPINADYEKVEKLTKKVTVLLDKARSARIVTGKHTLLMSLEGRRGVPSTGIYRNKGESGNLPSGEAYIAPLEGTATGSVLIDGSCVGIGLLDSPLILEFDQGLLLDVKGDRADRLLEVLGDNSNARNLAELGIGTNDKARLTGVILEDEKIYGSVHVAMGSNDTFGGKVAAGVHVDAVMRSPELYLDDILVVKDGKIWI; this is encoded by the coding sequence ATGAGCGAAATAAATAGTTTGATGGAAATTGCAAAGAAGCTTTTAATGGTAAATATGGGCATAGCAGGGGGCGAAAGGCTCCTTGTCCTGTGTGATGATGCTACGCAGGACATCGGCGATGCGATCTTTAAGGCTGGCATGGAGGTAAAAGCTAGATCTTTCTTGCTTTGCATGCAAAAACTTGAAAAAAGCGGCATGGAACCCGACGAGCTGGTGGCAAAGGCTATGGCGATGTCGGATGTGGTTATGGCACCTACCAGCGCTTCTCTTACCCATACGCAGGCACGGAAAAATGCCTGCAGTTGTGGGGCACGAATTGCCACCATGCCAGGGATCACTGAAGATATGTTTTTTAATGGCCCGATAAATGCCGACTATGAAAAAGTAGAAAAATTGACCAAAAAGGTTACTGTCTTGCTGGATAAGGCGAGATCGGCCAGAATTGTTACCGGAAAGCATACGCTTTTAATGTCGCTTGAAGGAAGACGTGGCGTGCCAAGCACCGGAATTTACCGCAATAAAGGAGAATCGGGAAATTTGCCCTCAGGCGAAGCTTACATAGCGCCCCTTGAGGGCACTGCGACGGGGAGCGTTCTTATAGACGGTTCTTGCGTTGGTATTGGGCTTCTTGATTCTCCACTCATCCTGGAATTTGATCAGGGGTTACTTTTGGACGTGAAAGGCGATCGCGCTGATCGCCTGCTTGAGGTTTTGGGTGATAATTCCAATGCGCGTAATTTGGCGGAACTTGGCATTGGGACCAACGATAAAGCTCGCCTCACCGGGGTTATCCTAGAAGACGAAAAGATATATGGATCTGTTCATGTAGCAATGGGAAGCAATGACACCTTTGGTGGAAAAGTTGCTGCAGGCGTTCATGTTGATGCTGTAATGAGGAGCCCTGAACTTTATTTGGATGATATACTTGTCGTAAAGGATGGTAAGATATGGATTTAA
- a CDS encoding AroM family protein, with the protein MYKIGAVTIGQSPRNDVMVDIKPILGHDIEIVEAGALDGLSKEEIAKLAPKEGDYVLVTRLRDGTSVKVAEKHITPLLQDKIGKLFESGIKVTLLLCTGEFPDFGANGFLLRPQRMLFEVTKAVGEGLKLGVFTPSKDQIEQSRKRWSAVTKDLRIVAASPYVESDASIARGAMELSEWGAQLIVMDCIGYTSKMKKHAKEITSCPVILARTVASRIARELLE; encoded by the coding sequence ATGTATAAAATTGGTGCCGTAACAATAGGACAGTCGCCAAGAAACGACGTTATGGTGGACATAAAACCGATTTTGGGGCATGACATTGAAATTGTAGAGGCCGGAGCGCTAGATGGACTTAGTAAAGAAGAAATAGCCAAGTTAGCTCCAAAAGAAGGAGATTATGTATTGGTAACCAGGCTTCGTGACGGCACATCCGTCAAAGTTGCAGAAAAGCACATCACTCCCCTGCTCCAGGACAAGATCGGCAAGCTTTTTGAAAGCGGTATCAAAGTGACTTTGCTTCTGTGCACTGGAGAATTTCCTGATTTTGGCGCAAATGGCTTTCTTTTGAGACCCCAAAGAATGCTTTTTGAGGTAACCAAGGCAGTTGGAGAAGGTTTGAAGTTAGGCGTATTTACCCCTTCAAAGGACCAAATAGAGCAATCGCGCAAAAGATGGTCTGCCGTGACAAAGGACCTTCGGATAGTGGCTGCCTCACCTTACGTAGAGTCTGATGCCTCAATAGCAAGGGGCGCTATGGAGTTATCCGAATGGGGAGCGCAATTAATAGTAATGGATTGTATAGGCTACACTTCCAAGATGAAAAAGCATGCAAAAGAAATTACTTCATGTCCCGTGATCTTGGCCAGGACCGTTGCAAGCCGCATAGCCAGGGAATTGCTTGAGTGA
- a CDS encoding DUF1177 domain-containing protein, with the protein MSLKWTIEAIDLLGNPKVNGQDVKEVLVKIGLKDVEVKTVTGPNGKTDFVKVWIPGNEGKRSGGSAPTLGIVGRLGGIGARPERLGLVSDADGGIAAVATAMLLGDMYSKGDILKGDVFISTHICPDAPTQPHDPVPFMGSPIDMAMANKEEITGELDAVLSIDTTRGNRVINHRGFAISPTVKEGWILRVSEDLLSLMSYVTGKMPVVFPITMQDITPYGNDIYHLNSIMQPCTATSAPVVGVALTSEVPVPGCATGATQAMDIDEAVRFSVEVAKYYGEGRVSFYDAAEFDRLISLYGHMRHLQTLGKIK; encoded by the coding sequence ATGTCGCTAAAATGGACTATTGAGGCAATAGATCTTTTAGGTAATCCCAAAGTAAATGGACAAGACGTCAAAGAAGTGTTGGTTAAGATAGGGCTTAAAGACGTTGAGGTAAAGACGGTAACAGGTCCAAATGGGAAGACCGATTTTGTAAAGGTTTGGATACCTGGAAACGAGGGCAAAAGATCTGGAGGATCTGCTCCAACCCTTGGCATAGTCGGCAGGCTTGGCGGCATAGGCGCAAGACCGGAAAGGCTTGGCCTGGTCTCCGACGCCGATGGAGGCATAGCTGCCGTAGCTACTGCCATGCTTTTAGGTGATATGTATAGCAAGGGAGATATCTTAAAGGGCGATGTTTTCATCTCTACTCACATATGTCCAGATGCCCCCACCCAGCCACACGATCCCGTCCCCTTCATGGGCTCCCCCATCGATATGGCGATGGCTAACAAAGAAGAAATAACCGGCGAGTTGGACGCTGTGCTTTCGATTGACACGACTCGTGGAAACAGAGTCATAAACCATCGCGGTTTTGCCATATCGCCGACTGTAAAAGAGGGATGGATACTGAGAGTGAGCGAGGATTTGTTGTCTCTCATGAGTTATGTTACCGGGAAAATGCCGGTGGTATTTCCCATAACCATGCAGGATATCACGCCTTACGGCAACGACATTTACCATTTAAACAGCATAATGCAGCCGTGTACGGCGACCTCTGCACCAGTAGTAGGAGTTGCCTTGACGTCCGAGGTGCCGGTCCCGGGATGTGCAACGGGCGCTACGCAGGCCATGGATATTGACGAGGCGGTTAGATTTAGCGTTGAGGTCGCTAAGTACTACGGTGAAGGAAGGGTATCTTTTTACGATGCGGCGGAATTCGACAGATTAATCTCGCTTTATGGACATATGAGGCATTTACAGACCTTAGGAAAGATAAAATAA
- a CDS encoding S-methyl thiohydantoin desulfurase domain-containing protein has translation MSEILITEDMVDAIALGGCLLGGGGGGSMAEGIKLAKTALKHGKVLLKDINAVDLESVVLTSSAVGAPSSSEAFVTDQDHLRTVELCQAVGVSGINAFITNECGGGSIFNGWVPAAVLDLALLDAPCNGRAHPTGLMGSMGLHRIKDYVSVQSAVGGNPKTEKHLEAVFKGALDSASSLVRQCAVCAGGLVAVARNPVKASFIKDHGAPGAIKLALKLGEVMMKLKSSGPRAIASASMDILGGNVITASRVKDKKLVSEGGFDHGKIVLEDGHEITFWNEYMTLECNGKRISTFPDLIMTLDGESGIPATSAEVRKDQMVIVVSASAKNLILGEGMRCKELFEPIEKVIGKEIISYLKI, from the coding sequence TTGAGCGAAATCTTGATCACTGAAGATATGGTAGATGCCATAGCCCTCGGCGGCTGTCTGCTCGGCGGTGGCGGTGGCGGTTCTATGGCGGAAGGAATTAAGCTTGCAAAGACAGCCCTGAAACATGGCAAAGTTTTATTGAAGGATATTAATGCTGTTGACCTCGAATCAGTTGTGTTGACCTCTTCTGCCGTCGGAGCTCCGTCGTCAAGCGAAGCCTTTGTGACAGACCAAGATCACCTGCGTACGGTCGAACTGTGTCAAGCGGTAGGTGTTTCTGGGATAAACGCATTCATCACCAACGAGTGCGGAGGAGGATCCATCTTCAACGGGTGGGTGCCAGCTGCTGTTTTGGATCTTGCTTTGCTTGACGCACCCTGCAATGGGCGGGCCCATCCTACGGGTTTGATGGGTTCTATGGGGTTGCACCGAATTAAAGATTACGTTTCAGTTCAAAGTGCCGTTGGAGGGAATCCCAAAACTGAAAAGCACTTGGAAGCAGTTTTCAAAGGTGCACTAGATTCTGCTTCTTCTTTAGTAAGACAATGTGCGGTCTGTGCAGGTGGTCTCGTAGCTGTGGCAAGGAATCCGGTGAAGGCATCCTTCATAAAAGACCATGGTGCTCCGGGTGCAATAAAGTTAGCTTTAAAGTTGGGTGAGGTCATGATGAAGCTAAAATCAAGCGGCCCACGGGCTATAGCTTCTGCTTCGATGGATATTTTAGGAGGCAACGTAATCACAGCTTCCCGTGTAAAGGATAAAAAACTTGTCTCCGAAGGAGGATTTGACCACGGAAAGATAGTATTGGAAGATGGCCATGAAATTACTTTTTGGAACGAATACATGACATTAGAGTGCAACGGCAAACGTATCAGTACCTTTCCGGATCTTATTATGACGCTTGATGGAGAAAGTGGCATTCCCGCAACAAGTGCCGAGGTTCGCAAAGATCAAATGGTAATAGTCGTATCAGCTTCGGCCAAAAACCTAATTTTGGGTGAAGGCATGCGGTGTAAAGAGCTATTTGAACCGATAGAAAAGGTCATTGGAAAAGAAATAATAAGCTACTTAAAAATTTAA
- a CDS encoding aspartate/glutamate racemase family protein: protein MVVKRAKVGLIRVLTTSDRDLLELHGKKVMSWFPELEVVSRCIPDQPEGIHDDTTEQMAVPKVINLAEEFESEGFDGILVSCAGDPGVSELKEVLSIPVVGAGRTTACIALSFDLPIGVLGITDEVPVGMKAVLRDRMIAWTKPSGVTSTLDLMTPAGRSNTLNAAEELKQKGVKVLALACTGMASIDVAPLIAKETGLIVVDPLKAAAAALWTVLEQRGGN, encoded by the coding sequence ATGGTGGTAAAAAGGGCAAAAGTAGGTCTAATAAGGGTACTCACTACAAGCGATCGGGATTTGCTCGAACTTCACGGGAAAAAGGTGATGTCGTGGTTTCCGGAGCTGGAGGTGGTGTCGCGCTGCATTCCCGATCAGCCGGAAGGTATACACGATGACACGACGGAGCAAATGGCCGTTCCGAAGGTTATAAACCTGGCAGAGGAATTCGAAAGCGAAGGTTTCGACGGTATATTGGTAAGCTGTGCTGGAGACCCTGGAGTAAGCGAGCTTAAAGAAGTACTTTCGATACCTGTAGTTGGCGCAGGGAGGACGACGGCCTGCATCGCTCTTTCCTTTGATCTCCCCATTGGTGTCTTAGGGATTACAGATGAAGTACCCGTGGGCATGAAGGCGGTATTGCGTGATCGCATGATAGCTTGGACAAAACCCAGTGGTGTAACTTCGACGCTTGACTTAATGACCCCTGCGGGCAGATCGAACACACTAAATGCGGCAGAGGAACTAAAACAGAAAGGTGTCAAAGTGCTCGCTTTAGCATGCACTGGCATGGCAAGCATAGACGTAGCGCCTTTGATCGCTAAAGAAACGGGTCTAATTGTAGTAGATCCGCTCAAGGCGGCTGCAGCTGCCTTGTGGACGGTTTTAGAGCAAAGAGGAGGTAATTGA